A single window of Dermacentor albipictus isolate Rhodes 1998 colony chromosome 1, USDA_Dalb.pri_finalv2, whole genome shotgun sequence DNA harbors:
- the LOC139049711 gene encoding uncharacterized protein produces MTEPQKELLEKLGPAGTLCLDSAHGTTEYQFELTTLLVLDKVGSGVAIAYFICNQMNEQTLTAFFKSLESAMAKKVATKTLISDDASQFYKSWSRAMGAAKQKLLCAWHVDNNWRKKTLECVERQLRPHVYHSVWLLLEFLVEKAFEDYFKQFLSSEEEKLRDFLKYFKDHYAVRPQEWAYRFRTRAAVNTNMHLESKHRTLKHTMLERKQNKHGDKLISALMDLTNHFLMKRASQMMKGAKGKELRTIQKNHRSGSEMAACAKINEDGIWTVPSQSIKGLSYKVSKVKDGACCPLRCKECAVCVQAQSLCGHR; encoded by the coding sequence atgacagagcctcagaaggagctacTGGAAAAACTGGGCCCTGCAGGGACTCTGTGTCTTGACTCCGCACATGGAACTACAGAGTACCAGTTTGAGCTGACCACTCTTCTGGTGCTGGATAAAGTAGGATCAGGTGTAgctatagcttatttcatctgcaaccagatgaacgagcaaactttgacagcattcttcaaatctctggagtcggccatggccAAAAAAGTGGCCACTAAGACATTGATATCTGATGATGCCTCGCAATTCTACAAATCATGGTCCAGGGCCATgggtgccgcaaaacagaaacttctctgtgcctggcatgtggataacaattggcgtaagaagacactcgagtgtgtagagagacagctaaggccacatgtttaccatagtgtgtggctactcttagagttcctcgtggaaaaggcatttgaagattattttaagcaattcctttctagtgaggaagaaaaactgagggacttcctgaagtacttcaaagaccactatgcagttaggccgcaagagtgggcctatcgctttaggactagagcagctgtcaacactaacatgcaccttgagagcaagcacaggacgttaaagcatactatgctggagagaaaacagaataagcatggtgacaaactaatttctgccctcatggacttgacaaatcattttttaatgaaaagggctagccagatgatgaaaggggcaaagggtaaggagctgagaacaattcagaagaaccacaggtctggcagtgaaatggcagcttgtgccaaaataaatgaagatggcatatggactgtgccatctcagtctattaaagggctctcatataaagtgtcaaaagtgaaagatggtgcttgctgtcctttgagatgcaaggaatgcgcagtgtgtgtgcaagcacagtcactgtgtggtcatcgctaa
- the LOC135921130 gene encoding uncharacterized protein isoform X1, translating into MEPAGDCFVPGGFFSVTNGWKKRFGNVKIPTEAQLEEHMVSSGARFARQQMKGTMFQEEGYVRNVMYNDVSAESTCGLLRSICLPSMKGGYYIVHAAISKASGSILAGHCLCPAGLSGTCQHFVGLILHAIHLAQKDAATCTEVPCAWIVPAQVKKHEPPLPLQDITFHTRKHEGAKRRRFDPLPGLSPSDPSLLAADLEKVAANCLLLRYMSKENSGESLDEHSPSEVAPEASDTPLVPDIEDIHSETCQRLIQERFDAIQALSVDSRAVILESTIGQAANPTWHMERIGRLTASMFKRIVRCRKPDSIVKEILYPRSYKTEAMHYGNVHEPDAVQAYEQLMACMDKSITVGYTGLHVHAEHPFIAASPDRLVFEGSDMGLLEVKCPFSFKGKSIEEAAASPKFCCRATGNEITLKREHEYYYQLQGQMAVTGLSWCDFVVWTNAASIASSLHVERIFFDEAMWSQEILPALLNFYRNAVLAEELTQRIRRGLPLYSSARYVGTAKRNLKTCRKQEPPTAKIMLRGSIPTDEEPRRKKTKTTIGS; encoded by the exons ATGGAGCCCGCTGGTGACTGCTTTGTACCtggaggtttcttcagcgtgacgaaCGGCTGGAAAAAGCGCTTCGGCAACGTGAAAATACCCACGGAAGCGCAGCTCGAAGAACACATGGTGTCGAGCGGAGCGCGCTTCGCGCGACAGCAAATGAAAGGAACgatgttccaagaagaaggatacgTGCGCAACGTCATGTACAACGACGTGTCAGCAGAATCCACGTGCGGACTTTTGCGTAGTATCTGCCTACCGTCAATGAAAGGCGGCTATTACATCGTGCACGCCGCGATTTCCAAGGCGTCGGGCTCCATCCTGGCTGGTCATTGCCTCTGCCCCGCAGG cctgagCGGCACATGCCAACATTTTGTTGGATTAATCCTTCATGCCATTCACTTGGCGCAAAAGGATGCGGCAACGTGCACGGAAGTTCCATGTGCTTGGATTGTTCCTGCCCAAG tcaaaaagcatgagccacctctgcctctgcaagacatcacttttcacacaaggaaacatgaaggtGCGAAAAGGCGGCGGTTTGATCCACTGCCAGGGCTCTCACCAAGTGACCCATCTCTGCTTGCTGCCGATCTCGAAAAGGTGGCAGCAAACTGCCTGCTTCTCCGTTATATGAGCAAAGAAAACTCAGGAGAATCACTT gatgaacacagtcccagtgaagtggcaccagaagcttcagacactccactggtcccagacattgaagacatccacagtgagacctgtcaaagactcatacaagagaggtttgatg CTATACAGGCCCTCTCGGTGGACAGCAGAGCAGTTATTCTCGAGTCGACGATTGGACAGGCTGCAAATCCAACCTGGCACATGGAGCGGATTGGTCGGCTAACTGCctcaatgtttaaaagaattgtgCGGTGCCGGAAACCTGACAGCATTGTTAAAGAAATACTTTACCCGCGGAGCTATAAAACTGAAGCCATGCACTATGGAAATGTGCACGAGCCAGATGCCGTTCAGGCATATGAACAGCTAATGGCCTGCATGGATAAGTCCATAACTGTGGGATATACAGGCCTGCACGTGCATGCTGAGCATCCCTTTATTGCTGCATCCCCAGATAGACTGGTATTTGAGGGCAGTGACATGGGGCTGCTAGAAGTTAAATGCCCGTTTTCTTTCAAAGGAAAAAGTATCGAAGAAGCTGCAGCTTCTCCAAAGTTTTGTTGTAGGGCAACAGGTAATGAAATTACATTGAAAAGGGAGCACGAATACTATTACCAGTTGCAGGGCCAAATGGCAGTGACAGGACTTAGCTGGTGCGACTTCGTTGTGTGGACTAATGCAGCATCCATTGCATCCTCCTTACACGTCGAAAGGATTTTCTTTGATGAGGCCATGTGGTCTCAGGAAATATTGCCAGCACTACTGAATTTCTATAGGAATGCTGTGCTAGCTGAGGAGCTGACCCAGCGAATTAGAAGAGGGCTTCCCCTGTATAGTTCTGCCAGGTATGTTGGCACTGCCAAAAGGAATCTGAAAACCTGCAGAAAGCAGGAGCCCCCTACTGCAAAAATaatgctacggggtagtattcccactgacgaagagccgcgcaggaagaagacgaagacgacgattggaagctag
- the LOC135921130 gene encoding uncharacterized protein isoform X2: MEPAGDCFVPGGFFSVTNGWKKRFGNVKIPTEAQLEEHMVSSGARFARQQMKGTMFQEEGYVRNVMYNDVSAESTCGLLRSICLPSMKGGYYIVHAAISKASGSILAGHCLCPAGLSGTCQHFVGLILHAIHLAQKDAATCTEVPCAWIVPAQVKKHEPPLPLQDITFHTRKHEGAKRRRFDPLPGLSPSDPSLLAADLEKVAANCLLLRYMSKENSGESLDEHSPSEVAPEASDTPLVPDIEDIHSETCQRLIQESYTGPLGGQQSSYSRVDDWTGCKSNLAHGADWSANCLNV; the protein is encoded by the exons ATGGAGCCCGCTGGTGACTGCTTTGTACCtggaggtttcttcagcgtgacgaaCGGCTGGAAAAAGCGCTTCGGCAACGTGAAAATACCCACGGAAGCGCAGCTCGAAGAACACATGGTGTCGAGCGGAGCGCGCTTCGCGCGACAGCAAATGAAAGGAACgatgttccaagaagaaggatacgTGCGCAACGTCATGTACAACGACGTGTCAGCAGAATCCACGTGCGGACTTTTGCGTAGTATCTGCCTACCGTCAATGAAAGGCGGCTATTACATCGTGCACGCCGCGATTTCCAAGGCGTCGGGCTCCATCCTGGCTGGTCATTGCCTCTGCCCCGCAGG cctgagCGGCACATGCCAACATTTTGTTGGATTAATCCTTCATGCCATTCACTTGGCGCAAAAGGATGCGGCAACGTGCACGGAAGTTCCATGTGCTTGGATTGTTCCTGCCCAAG tcaaaaagcatgagccacctctgcctctgcaagacatcacttttcacacaaggaaacatgaaggtGCGAAAAGGCGGCGGTTTGATCCACTGCCAGGGCTCTCACCAAGTGACCCATCTCTGCTTGCTGCCGATCTCGAAAAGGTGGCAGCAAACTGCCTGCTTCTCCGTTATATGAGCAAAGAAAACTCAGGAGAATCACTT gatgaacacagtcccagtgaagtggcaccagaagcttcagacactccactggtcccagacattgaagacatccacagtgagacctgtcaaagactcatacaagagag CTATACAGGCCCTCTCGGTGGACAGCAGAGCAGTTATTCTCGAGTCGACGATTGGACAGGCTGCAAATCCAACCTGGCACATGGAGCGGATTGGTCGGCTAACTGCctcaatgtttaa
- the LOC135921129 gene encoding uncharacterized protein, with product MPMSCVAYGCSSRDSPSRTVRFFRFPSVKRDRQRREAWIRAVKRQDAQGRPWQPSAASRLCGKHFVTGAPSLSPRHPDFIPTLFVYTDQFRKKDAVDRHVRTAARSKRKKGAPPTAGTEVSGQGGTCKGHSDGEPDTSCVQGADSSFDEEGAADALLLLATSPMLTEPQEVLEPTPLSREENTDHLLTENVALQRKVRDLELQCRKLKRCTFSVDTIHKSSFKFYTGLQSKEQFEALFKHIEKNAERMVYWDGGKTQAKERQLSKREELFMVLYRLRTGVCAKEVARIFGISQSCLSRIFCTWVIFLDKELSALTRFPTLAEIKRHMPMAFSDFSNTRVILDCTEVRIQRPSKLQAQRHTFSSYKHYNTFKALVGVTPDGYVSFVPDLWGGHVSDSEVVEKSGLLGLLDAGDGVMVDKGFRLEGVFPPSIQIHMPPFKMGNQLSASDVIATRKIAGARIHVERVIRRIKEFHFLDKPLPINMLDIIDSIFRTCAFLCNFLQPIISINNENK from the exons atgccaatgtcgtgtgtcgcgtacggctgcagttcacgtgacagtcccagcaggacagtgcggtttttccgatttccgtcggtaaaacgagatcgacagcgccgtgaagcctggattagggctgtgaagcggcaagatgcgcaagggcgtccatggcagccgtcagcagcatctcgactctgcgggaagcactttgtgacag GGGCACCTTCACTGTCACCCAGACATCCGGACTTCATACCGACGCTGTTCGTGTATACAGACCAGTTCAGAAAGAAGGACGCGGTCGACCGCCATGTtcgtaccgcggcgcgttccaagaGGAAAAAAGGCGCTCCACCAACAGCAG GTACAGAGGTTTCAGGTCAAGGAGGAACTTGTAAAGGCCACAGTGATGGGGAACCAGACACGTCCTGTGTTCAGG GTGCAGACTCTTCATTCGACGAGGAAGGAGCAGCTGATGCACTCTTGCTGCTTGCAACATCCCCAATGCTCACTGAGCCACAGGAGGTCCTAGAGCCAACGCCCTTAAGCAGagaggagaacactgaccacctattaactgaaaatgtggcattacaacggaaagtcagggacctagaactgcaatgcagaaagctaaaacgctgcacgttttctgtggatactattcacaaatcgtcttttaagttttatacaggactgcaaagtaaggaacagtttgaagcactctttaagcacattgaaaaaaatgcagaacgcatggtttattgggatggaggaaaaacacaagcaaaggaaagacagctctCCAAGCGCGAAGAACTTTTCATGGTGCTGTATAGGCTCAGGACTGGTGTTTGTGCCAAGGAAGTGGCTCGAATCTTTGGAATTTCTCAGTCATGCCTTAGTCGCATCTTTTGTACATGGGTAATTTTTCTTGATAAAGAGCTCTCAGcattgacaaggtttcccacattagcagagatcaaaaggcacatgccaatggcattcagcgacttctcaaacactagagtcatccttgattgcacagaggtgagaatccaaagaccttcaaaactacaggcacagaggcatactttctcctcgtacaagcattataacacgttcaaagcacttgttggggtaacaccagatggctacgtttcatttgtgccagatttgtggggtgggcatgttagtgatagcgaagttgtCGAAAAATCGGGCCTACTGGGTTTATTAGATGCGGGGGACGGTGTGATGGTCGACAAAGGCTTTAGGTTGGAGGGCGTTTTTCCACCATCTATTCAAATCCACATGCCACCATTTAAAATGGGGAACCAATTGTCAGCTAGTGACGTGATTGCCACCCGAAAAATAGCTGGCGCTAGGATCCATGTTGAGCGAGTCATAAGACGTatcaaagaatttcattttttagacaaaccactgccaatcaacatgctcgacattattgacagcatttttaggacttgcgcctttttgtgcaattttctacAGCCAATCATTTCAATCAATAATGAGAACAAGTAG